GAGACAGGGTgaatgtctcacacacacacacacacacacacacacacacacacacacacacacacacggtctaGTGTCCAGCTGTGCTTCATttacacacgtgcacacatgaGGCAACATGAGATTATGTCTTCATGAATACTgttgactttctttctttttaatgtaatttaacgTCAGCCATCTCTCCAACTCCAACCCTCCCCCACCCTgccttgtttctttctttcttttattcgTCATAGGTAAAGAAGCACCAGCAAGCAGTGGTGGGCTTCCTGGAGGCCAATCGAATCAGCTTCCAGGAAGTAGACATCACcatgctggaggagcagaggctCTGGATGTACCGTAACATCCCCAGAGACAAGCAGCCGGAGAAGGGCAACCCGCTGCCTCCGCAGATCTTCAATGAGGATCGCTACTGTGGGGTACGATGGAGATTTGTTACTGTTTTGAATGAGAAACTGTCCCTTAGGTAGTTCCATACAGCACACTGTTGTTGGAGCATTTGTtcattaaaggtacaatatgaAGTTTTGTCACTGATTCTCCTAAATTTGCATCACGTGTTCTTAACGATGACAAGCGCGTCGGTGCCAACAGATGTACCGCCCACTGCAGTCTTGCGGTCTAAACATCTGCATCATGTCCCCCTGTCTTCATCACTAGCAGTTACAAAAGATGGGTGACACCACAATATCTTCCAAAATGTCTACTTTTAGTTTGGCCCATCTGTTGGTGTGGAGGGAAAGGGGGGCTTTATACTGCAgccagccaccagggggcgatCAGTATGAGTTGGCCTCACTTTAGGGGGGCTG
This region of Acanthopagrus latus isolate v.2019 chromosome 22, fAcaLat1.1, whole genome shotgun sequence genomic DNA includes:
- the sh3bgrl2 gene encoding SH3 domain-binding glutamic acid-rich-like protein 2 isoform X2 is translated as MVKKHQQAVVGFLEANRISFQEVDITMLEEQRLWMYRNIPRDKQPEKGNPLPPQIFNEDRYCGDYEDFFQSKENNTVFTFLGLSSQPSVKDSES
- the sh3bgrl2 gene encoding SH3 domain-binding glutamic acid-rich-like protein 2 isoform X1, whose amino-acid sequence is MVIKVYIASSSGSVAVKKHQQAVVGFLEANRISFQEVDITMLEEQRLWMYRNIPRDKQPEKGNPLPPQIFNEDRYCGDYEDFFQSKENNTVFTFLGLSSQPSVKDSES